In the genome of Pseudomonadota bacterium, one region contains:
- a CDS encoding DNA mismatch repair protein MutS yields the protein MSMESEKLVVELNYRHAIIDERDPERAFSSRKMFDLLPETLMDKRTMRLVEIHDLFAAVDDTRTNVGSARLFHSMVNPSESIELIHAKHDSFCELDSNAKLKDAIEEFLVSFRYGEETLFKLLNAHIHPLAPYGSFNRAMNVIKDMLQGVKKIPQPETIYLDSLIKSILSFKGSPAYDLITGPRHRTTRGMKTRKEKKFFTPSLRFYPTRLSIGALIPAVPAIYFGLGWFTEFMNPAVAWSMLLLTGWMSVFGFLYSGVIKPIFDYETAILPIRTRLTQSNRFASAIEAVAAIDELFSFVTFSRKSKHPCVLPEITNNKSHSFIARDLRNPTKDLIENDFVPSDVSLDGQRTTFITGPNSGGKTTFCKTIVQNQILGQIGAPVMASYARINMADRITYQAPAFDTLHDEEGRFGTELKVTRDIFFATTPQSLVILDEIAEGTTTHEKMGLSVDIMNGFYAIGNNTLLVTHSFELVEQFRRQQKGQYLQVEFKDNLPTHRMVEGISRESQAHRVASKIGFSPEDIRKHLEEKGYLEPEPEENGHEERRKKTEDRRKTSGDRRQSQND from the coding sequence ATGAGCATGGAAAGCGAAAAGCTCGTCGTCGAGCTCAATTACCGACACGCCATCATTGACGAGAGAGACCCGGAACGGGCCTTCAGCAGCCGGAAGATGTTTGATCTGCTGCCGGAAACCCTGATGGACAAAAGAACCATGCGCCTGGTGGAGATCCACGATCTCTTTGCCGCAGTCGACGACACCAGGACCAACGTCGGTTCGGCAAGGCTTTTTCACTCCATGGTCAACCCCTCCGAATCGATCGAACTGATCCATGCCAAACATGATTCATTCTGCGAGCTGGACAGCAACGCCAAACTGAAAGATGCTATTGAAGAGTTTCTGGTCTCTTTTCGTTATGGCGAAGAAACCCTGTTCAAATTGCTGAACGCCCATATCCACCCCCTTGCTCCTTATGGCAGCTTCAACCGGGCCATGAACGTGATCAAAGACATGCTGCAGGGAGTCAAAAAGATCCCGCAACCGGAAACAATCTATCTCGACTCCCTGATCAAGAGTATTTTGAGTTTCAAGGGCTCACCCGCCTACGATCTCATCACCGGCCCGAGACATAGAACCACCAGGGGAATGAAAACCAGGAAAGAGAAAAAATTTTTCACCCCCTCTCTGCGCTTTTATCCGACCCGTTTGAGCATAGGCGCCCTGATCCCCGCGGTACCGGCGATTTATTTTGGTCTCGGCTGGTTCACCGAATTCATGAATCCGGCCGTTGCCTGGTCGATGCTCCTGCTCACCGGCTGGATGAGCGTCTTCGGTTTTCTCTACAGCGGGGTGATCAAGCCGATTTTCGACTACGAAACCGCCATCCTGCCGATCAGGACCAGGCTCACCCAGTCGAACCGTTTTGCTTCCGCGATCGAGGCTGTTGCCGCCATCGATGAGCTATTCTCTTTTGTGACCTTCAGCCGCAAGTCGAAGCATCCCTGCGTCCTGCCTGAAATCACCAACAATAAAAGCCACTCCTTCATCGCCAGAGACCTGCGCAATCCGACCAAGGATCTGATCGAGAATGATTTCGTTCCGAGCGACGTCTCCCTCGACGGCCAGCGGACCACCTTCATCACCGGTCCGAACAGCGGCGGCAAGACCACCTTCTGCAAGACAATCGTCCAGAACCAGATTCTCGGCCAGATCGGAGCGCCGGTGATGGCCAGTTATGCCAGAATCAATATGGCCGACCGCATTACCTACCAGGCCCCGGCCTTCGACACTCTGCATGACGAGGAGGGGCGTTTCGGCACCGAACTCAAGGTCACCCGGGACATCTTCTTCGCCACCACCCCGCAGAGTCTCGTTATTCTCGATGAAATTGCCGAAGGGACCACCACCCATGAAAAGATGGGGCTTTCGGTTGATATCATGAACGGCTTTTACGCCATCGGCAACAACACCCTGCTCGTCACCCACAGTTTTGAGCTGGTCGAGCAGTTCAGACGGCAGCAGAAAGGCCAGTACCTGCAGGTCGAGTTCAAAGACAATCTGCCGACCCATCGGATGGTCGAAGGCATCTCCCGTGAAAGTCAGGCCCACCGGGTTGCAAGCAAGATCGGCTTTTCCCCGGAAGACATCCGGAAACATCTGGAGGAGAAAGGGTACCTGGAACCTGAGCCTGAAGAAAACGGACATGAAGAGCGGAGAAAGAAAACCGAAGACCGGCGGAAAACGTCCGGTGACAGACGCCAGAGCCAGAATGACTGA
- a CDS encoding energy-coupling factor ABC transporter ATP-binding protein: MSHHIVAVKDLHYTYPDGTEALNGVSFRIEHGESVAIIGANGAGKSTLLHHLNGYITPGSGSVQIGDYPLTRETIQYVRRSVGMVFQNPDDQLFMSTVFDDVAFGPLNLGLPVEEVQKRVHEALTTVGLPHLADRPPHRLSSGQKRRVAIASVLSMSPDILVMDEPSSGLDPKARRQLIELLASFKHSKIIATHDLDMVLDLCERTIVMHEGLVKADGPTMEIFHNPELLEASCLEQPLRMQGYVVLQPS, translated from the coding sequence ATGAGCCACCATATCGTCGCCGTCAAAGATCTGCATTACACCTACCCGGACGGGACCGAAGCTCTCAACGGCGTTTCTTTCCGGATTGAACACGGCGAGTCGGTAGCCATCATCGGCGCCAACGGGGCTGGCAAATCAACCCTCCTTCACCATTTGAACGGCTATATCACACCTGGCTCCGGAAGCGTGCAGATTGGAGATTACCCCCTCACCAGAGAAACCATCCAGTATGTCAGACGGTCGGTGGGGATGGTCTTCCAGAACCCGGACGACCAGCTGTTCATGTCGACCGTGTTTGACGATGTGGCCTTCGGCCCCTTGAACCTCGGCCTGCCGGTGGAAGAAGTGCAAAAAAGGGTGCATGAAGCATTGACAACCGTAGGCCTTCCTCATCTCGCCGACCGCCCGCCCCATCGCCTTTCCAGCGGCCAGAAACGGCGGGTGGCCATTGCCTCGGTCCTCTCCATGTCGCCGGACATTCTGGTGATGGATGAGCCATCCTCCGGACTCGACCCGAAAGCAAGACGGCAACTCATCGAACTTCTCGCCTCTTTCAAGCACTCCAAGATCATCGCCACTCACGATCTCGACATGGTCCTTGATCTGTGTGAACGGACCATCGTCATGCACGAGGGGCTGGTCAAGGCCGACGGCCCGACCATGGAAATTTTCCACAACCCAGAACTGCTGGAAGCAAGCTGCCTGGAGCAGCCGCTACGGATGCAGGGGTACGTCGTTTTACAACCGTCCTGA
- the nagZ gene encoding beta-N-acetylhexosaminidase, whose translation MTLFLQDIGALLMVGLPGPEMDDSTRSLIRESGVRNFIIFKRNVENPAQLKKLCAEIIADCINSGYGRPLISIDQEGGTVARLPEPWTQFPDARVLAASENPESELSIFAGTCATELLEAGINMNLAPVLDICPAGEGYFMERRSLSGDPVKAARLGGHVISEMQKNGLAACAKHFPGLGSARLDPHLELPLVGKKADLLLSEDLLPFREACRAGVAAVMTSHTIYQDIDPEHPATLSGKILTGILRENIGYTGLVITDDLEMGAIENERSVAEAALRSFEAGADLLLICHDHQKIRETCAIIHHALASGRVSEKQITDAAARIEKVRHRFA comes from the coding sequence ATGACACTCTTCCTGCAAGATATCGGCGCCCTGCTGATGGTCGGGCTGCCCGGCCCGGAAATGGATGATTCCACCCGTTCTCTGATCCGTGAATCCGGGGTGCGAAACTTCATTATTTTCAAAAGAAATGTGGAAAATCCGGCCCAGCTGAAAAAACTGTGCGCGGAGATCATTGCGGACTGTATCAACAGCGGTTACGGCAGACCACTGATCTCCATTGATCAGGAAGGCGGAACAGTTGCCAGATTGCCCGAACCATGGACACAGTTTCCCGATGCCCGGGTCCTCGCCGCATCAGAAAACCCCGAATCGGAACTGTCGATTTTTGCCGGAACGTGCGCCACGGAACTTCTTGAGGCCGGGATCAATATGAATCTTGCCCCGGTTCTGGATATCTGCCCGGCCGGGGAAGGATACTTCATGGAACGAAGGAGCCTCTCCGGCGATCCGGTCAAAGCCGCCCGACTGGGGGGGCATGTGATTTCCGAAATGCAGAAGAACGGCCTGGCCGCCTGCGCCAAACATTTCCCGGGGCTCGGCAGCGCCAGACTCGATCCGCATCTCGAACTGCCTCTGGTTGGGAAAAAAGCCGACCTGCTACTTTCCGAAGATCTTCTTCCGTTCAGGGAAGCATGCCGGGCCGGTGTCGCAGCGGTCATGACATCTCACACGATCTATCAGGATATCGACCCGGAACATCCGGCAACTCTCTCCGGCAAAATCCTGACCGGAATCCTGCGTGAAAATATCGGCTATACCGGCCTGGTCATCACCGATGATCTTGAGATGGGGGCGATAGAAAATGAGCGGAGCGTTGCCGAGGCCGCCCTCCGTTCATTCGAAGCCGGGGCCGATCTGCTCCTGATCTGTCACGATCACCAAAAAATACGTGAAACGTGTGCCATTATCCATCACGCCCTCGCTTCCGGACGGGTCTCGGAGAAACAGATTACAGACGCTGCTGCGCGAATAGAGAAGGTCAGACATCGGTTTGCATAA
- the queC gene encoding 7-cyano-7-deazaguanine synthase QueC, which yields MGADCKPKAIVLLSGGLDSTTTLAIAGHEGFDCYCLSFSYGQRQSIELEKAKVIAEKAGAAEHLILNLDLGKIGGSALTADIEVPKHDSVSEISSSIPVTYVPARNIIFLSHAVAWAEVIGARDIFIGINALDYSGYPDCRPEFLKSFINTVNLGTKAGAESGDRFNIHAPLIKLTKKEIIEKGLSLGVDYSFTHSCYDPDDQGRACGRCDSCLLRRKGFHEAGETDPVSYR from the coding sequence ATGGGTGCCGACTGCAAACCGAAAGCAATTGTCCTCTTAAGTGGCGGGCTTGACTCGACTACAACTCTTGCTATTGCCGGACACGAGGGGTTTGATTGCTACTGTTTAAGCTTTTCCTACGGACAGCGACAGAGTATCGAACTTGAAAAAGCGAAGGTCATTGCCGAAAAAGCGGGAGCTGCCGAGCATCTGATCCTGAATCTTGATCTCGGCAAAATCGGCGGGTCCGCGTTGACCGCTGATATTGAGGTTCCGAAACATGATTCCGTGAGCGAAATCTCCTCATCAATCCCCGTCACCTATGTGCCGGCCCGGAACATCATCTTTCTCTCCCACGCCGTTGCCTGGGCGGAGGTGATCGGGGCCAGGGACATTTTTATCGGCATCAATGCCCTTGATTACAGCGGTTATCCGGATTGCCGACCGGAATTTCTCAAATCCTTCATCAATACCGTGAATCTGGGGACCAAGGCGGGAGCGGAATCCGGCGACAGATTCAATATCCACGCCCCGCTGATCAAATTGACCAAGAAAGAGATCATCGAAAAAGGGCTCTCCCTCGGGGTTGACTATTCCTTCACCCATAGCTGCTACGACCCGGACGATCAGGGCCGCGCCTGCGGCAGATGCGACTCCTGCCTGCTCCGGCGCAAAGGGTTTCACGAAGCCGGGGAGACCGATCCGGTTTCATACAGATAA
- the pgl gene encoding 6-phosphogluconolactonase: protein MKAEVYEVADIDRLCRQVAELFMDHGRRAVTERGKYIVALTGGSTVQPLYRYMAELEHREDEASPWRDTFFFWGDERWVAADHPDSNSGMAERLFLDPAEVPRENIFRIPTDLSNAAAGAAAYEATLRDFFRNGLSAGGFPVFDLILLGMGPDGHIASLFPGTDALAERETWVTDSFPPELSPAVPRVTLTLPVINRARMVLFLINGFAKRGIADLILTSPEKYSERYPAALVRPEGRLVWVIAGD, encoded by the coding sequence TTGAAGGCTGAAGTGTATGAAGTTGCCGATATTGACCGGCTCTGCCGGCAGGTGGCGGAACTGTTCATGGATCACGGCCGCCGGGCCGTAACGGAACGGGGGAAATATATAGTAGCGCTGACCGGCGGCTCCACCGTGCAGCCTCTGTACCGATATATGGCCGAACTTGAGCACCGGGAAGACGAGGCCTCTCCCTGGCGGGACACCTTTTTTTTCTGGGGTGATGAACGGTGGGTTGCGGCAGACCACCCGGACAGTAATTCCGGGATGGCGGAACGCCTGTTCCTGGATCCGGCTGAAGTGCCCCGGGAGAATATTTTCCGGATTCCGACCGATCTTTCCAATGCTGCCGCCGGAGCAGCCGCCTATGAGGCGACCCTTCGCGATTTCTTCAGGAATGGCCTGTCGGCCGGAGGGTTTCCGGTTTTCGACCTGATCCTGCTCGGCATGGGCCCGGATGGCCACATCGCTTCTCTTTTTCCCGGAACCGATGCCCTGGCCGAAAGAGAGACATGGGTGACAGACTCGTTCCCGCCGGAACTTTCTCCTGCTGTTCCCCGAGTGACCCTGACCCTGCCGGTGATCAACCGGGCCCGAATGGTGCTCTTTCTGATCAACGGATTTGCGAAAAGGGGGATCGCCGACCTGATCCTGACCAGTCCGGAAAAATATTCGGAACGGTATCCCGCAGCACTGGTTCGACCGGAAGGACGTTTGGTCTGGGTGATTGCCGGAGATTAG
- a CDS encoding DNA ligase yields MNNLNDTSRLDGLYVLDCCRIRRATLLLIPLLAIFLSGTAAAALELMLPQVYEQNIDVAGWLVSEKLDGVRGYWDGKRLLSKNGIPLNPPAEFLKNFPDFALEGEIWGGRGTFEKTVGIVKKQQPHSGWLDLKFAVFDVPEADAPFVQRLQKGAEWFAEHPSGYVFLIAQKSVKSKEDLKEELFKVESVGGEGLIVRRPDTFYRMGRSSDILKVKSYQDMEGEVVAHLPGTGRNRERLGALLVELPNGTRCKIGTGFTDEERVHPPQVGTTITFKYYGFYKSGLPKFPSYLRVREEGL; encoded by the coding sequence ATGAACAACTTGAATGACACAAGCCGCTTGGACGGTTTATACGTTTTAGATTGCTGCAGGATAAGGCGCGCAACGCTTCTTCTGATACCGCTCCTTGCCATTTTCCTCTCGGGAACTGCTGCGGCGGCTCTTGAACTCATGCTGCCCCAGGTGTATGAGCAGAATATCGATGTTGCCGGGTGGCTGGTCAGCGAAAAGCTCGATGGGGTCAGAGGGTATTGGGACGGGAAAAGGCTGCTCTCCAAGAACGGCATTCCATTGAACCCGCCCGCCGAGTTTCTCAAAAATTTCCCTGACTTTGCCCTTGAAGGTGAAATATGGGGCGGGCGTGGCACCTTTGAAAAGACAGTCGGGATAGTCAAGAAGCAACAACCCCACAGTGGTTGGCTTGATCTGAAGTTTGCCGTCTTCGATGTGCCTGAAGCTGACGCCCCGTTTGTTCAGCGGCTGCAAAAGGGAGCGGAGTGGTTTGCAGAGCATCCTTCCGGATATGTTTTTCTTATCGCCCAAAAGTCGGTGAAAAGTAAAGAGGACCTGAAAGAAGAATTGTTCAAAGTTGAGAGCGTGGGTGGCGAAGGTCTGATTGTCAGAAGGCCGGATACATTCTACCGCATGGGCAGGAGCAGCGACATTCTGAAGGTTAAAAGCTATCAGGATATGGAGGGTGAAGTGGTTGCCCACCTGCCGGGCACGGGTAGAAATAGAGAAAGACTTGGCGCGTTACTGGTTGAACTGCCGAATGGAACCCGATGCAAAATCGGCACCGGCTTTACGGATGAGGAAAGAGTCCATCCGCCGCAGGTCGGGACAACCATCACTTTCAAGTATTATGGATTTTACAAGTCCGGTCTTCCGAAGTTCCCGTCTTATTTAAGAGTCCGGGAGGAGGGTCTGTAG